In the genome of Bacteroidia bacterium, one region contains:
- a CDS encoding HAMP domain-containing histidine kinase, with amino-acid sequence MSIYSRKQRWKIALFVTAVVIVGISLWYTNLLVRKIADEERQKVALWAEAITRKANLVRFTNDLFDKIEEEERKKVELWALANKELSKDLQDFTFVFEVIRNNVTIPVIITDENGKVTLTKNLDSATIKSDAALSQSLLRMQEQHVPIEIDIYKGRKHRLYYMDSRIFSELKTVFDELIKTFISEVAVNSASVPVIYTDSTRRKVIDFGKLDSAKMKDTLFVHQQIEKMAAQNPPIEINLGDNNRQYIFYSESFLLTQLKYYPYVMFGVIGLFLLVSYTLFSTARKSEQNQVWVGMAKETAHQLGTPLSSLIAWIEVLRMKGVDESTLKELKNDVNRLETITERFSKIGSMPVLERHDMTQVMERCLEYLRNRTSRNVTFALQPNGPGPFMAAVNVPLFDWVVENICKNAVDAMDGTGAIRIELTDQVQYVYIDISDTGKGIPKSKYKTVFEPGFTTKQRGWGLGLSLVKRIIENYHDGKVFVKSSESNKGTTFRIVLHK; translated from the coding sequence GTGAGCATCTATTCCCGGAAGCAGCGCTGGAAGATTGCGCTTTTCGTTACTGCGGTTGTAATTGTAGGGATCTCCCTGTGGTACACGAACCTGCTCGTAAGGAAAATCGCAGACGAAGAACGCCAAAAAGTGGCACTTTGGGCGGAAGCAATTACACGAAAAGCAAACCTCGTACGTTTTACAAATGATCTGTTTGATAAGATCGAGGAAGAAGAACGCAAGAAAGTAGAACTGTGGGCCCTGGCCAATAAGGAACTCAGTAAAGATCTCCAGGACTTCACGTTTGTGTTTGAAGTGATCAGGAATAACGTCACCATTCCCGTGATCATTACCGATGAGAACGGAAAGGTGACCCTGACTAAAAACCTCGACAGTGCTACAATAAAATCGGACGCTGCCCTATCCCAATCTCTCCTGCGGATGCAGGAACAGCATGTTCCGATAGAGATCGACATTTACAAAGGCCGCAAGCACCGGCTGTATTACATGGATTCACGGATTTTCTCCGAACTGAAAACCGTATTCGATGAACTTATTAAAACATTCATCAGCGAGGTGGCTGTTAATTCTGCTTCTGTTCCCGTAATTTATACCGATTCCACCCGCCGCAAAGTCATTGATTTCGGAAAGCTTGACAGTGCGAAGATGAAAGACACCCTGTTCGTTCATCAGCAGATAGAAAAAATGGCAGCTCAAAATCCTCCCATAGAAATCAACCTGGGAGATAATAACCGCCAGTATATTTTCTATAGCGAATCCTTTCTGCTGACTCAACTGAAATATTATCCGTACGTTATGTTCGGTGTGATCGGACTTTTCCTGCTGGTTTCTTATACTCTCTTCAGTACCGCCCGGAAAAGTGAACAGAATCAGGTATGGGTTGGTATGGCAAAAGAAACGGCTCACCAGTTAGGCACCCCCTTATCCTCGCTGATCGCCTGGATAGAGGTACTAAGGATGAAAGGAGTCGATGAAAGCACGCTTAAGGAACTGAAGAACGACGTAAACCGGCTTGAAACCATTACAGAACGCTTCTCAAAAATCGGTTCCATGCCTGTGCTGGAACGGCATGATATGACTCAGGTTATGGAACGATGTCTGGAATATCTGCGAAACCGTACAAGCCGCAATGTAACGTTTGCTCTGCAGCCTAACGGACCCGGACCTTTCATGGCTGCCGTGAATGTTCCCCTGTTTGACTGGGTTGTTGAAAACATATGCAAGAACGCAGTGGACGCAATGGACGGAACAGGAGCAATACGCATCGAACTGACCGATCAGGTACAATATGTTTATATAGATATCTCGGATACAGGCAAAGGAATTCCTAAATCGAAATACAAAACGGTATTCGAACCCGGATTCACTACCAAACAGCGGGGATGGGGCTTGGGATTGTCGCTGGTAAAGCGCATCATTGAGAATTATCATGACGGCAAGGTGTTTGTAAAAAGCTCTGAGTCAAATAAAGGAACAACCTTCAGGATTGTATTACACAAGTAG
- the hemW gene encoding radical SAM family heme chaperone HemW, translating into MSTIYFHIPFCKQACQYCDFHFSTQLRQKEEMLRVMRRELLNRKQYLSEKKISSVYFGGGTPSLLHAGEIMELLDLVQKEFTLDTDAEITLEANPDDLSGTKITELKQTSINRLSIGIQSFFDEDLKYMHRSHNVSQAEASVKRAQDAGFENLTLDLIYGFPLLSDEKWRKNMQKTAELGVPHLSCYSMTVEPGTAMDKLVRKGRKPPMNEEQSARQFEQLMDFADTAGFIHYEISNFGKEGYFSAHNTAYWSGVHYLGIGPSAHSFDGNSRRWNIADNMKYIHSEGQEYGEEMLTEKDQRNEYILTRLRTRDGVDESAVGHLPEKVENLIVTGRMVRKGNRLTLTRRGLLIADRIASDFFV; encoded by the coding sequence ATCTCCACGATTTATTTTCATATTCCCTTCTGCAAACAGGCTTGTCAATACTGTGACTTTCATTTTTCTACACAGCTCCGGCAGAAGGAAGAAATGCTCCGGGTGATGCGGCGGGAGCTGCTGAACCGGAAACAGTATCTCAGCGAAAAAAAAATCAGCAGTGTTTACTTCGGAGGTGGCACTCCTTCCCTGCTGCATGCGGGTGAGATCATGGAGCTTCTGGATCTGGTTCAAAAAGAATTTACGCTTGATACCGATGCAGAAATCACGCTGGAAGCCAATCCCGACGATCTTAGTGGTACAAAGATCACCGAACTTAAACAGACTTCCATCAATCGCCTCAGCATCGGCATTCAAAGTTTTTTTGATGAGGATCTGAAATACATGCACCGTTCTCACAACGTTTCCCAGGCAGAGGCTTCGGTAAAGAGGGCGCAGGATGCGGGATTTGAAAACCTTACACTGGATCTCATCTACGGGTTTCCGCTGCTCAGTGATGAGAAATGGAGAAAAAATATGCAAAAGACTGCGGAGCTCGGTGTACCGCATTTATCCTGCTACAGCATGACCGTGGAACCGGGAACAGCCATGGACAAACTGGTCCGTAAAGGAAGAAAGCCACCGATGAATGAAGAACAATCGGCACGGCAGTTTGAACAGCTGATGGATTTTGCCGATACGGCAGGCTTCATTCACTATGAGATCTCCAATTTCGGAAAAGAAGGATATTTTTCGGCACATAATACAGCGTATTGGTCAGGTGTGCATTATTTAGGAATCGGACCCTCCGCACATTCGTTCGACGGTAACTCGAGGCGATGGAACATTGCCGACAACATGAAGTACATACATTCAGAGGGACAGGAATACGGGGAGGAAATGCTCACTGAGAAAGATCAACGCAACGAATATATCTTAACCAGACTCCGGACCAGAGATGGGGTGGATGAATCAGCCGTGGGCCACCTGCCCGAAAAGGTGGAAAATCTGATCGTAACAGGCCGGATGGTTCGTAAGGGAAATCGCTTAACTTTAACAAGGAGAGGTCTGCTTATCGCTGACCGGATCGCCTCTGATTTTTTTGTATGA
- a CDS encoding cyclase family protein encodes MKLSVTISGRTFQFDSAAGTDISIPLRAADDNITAWHVSPPRFEPVRMGNWVGDVNHGASVNFRDIFFNPHGHGTHTECVGHISRELFTINQCLKEFIFLCEVVSITPEKKGDDLVITESQVKRCRKNRQAPAFAIRTRPNSERKLRFQYTGTNPAYLHPEAIALLVEQGVEHLLIDTPSVDKEEDGGQLLAHRAFWEYPANTQSHRTITELIYIPDTVPDGTYLLHLHIASFENDASPAKPVLYHLAQ; translated from the coding sequence ATGAAACTGAGTGTAACCATTTCGGGAAGAACTTTTCAATTCGATAGTGCCGCCGGCACTGACATTTCCATTCCCCTGCGCGCTGCGGATGATAATATTACTGCCTGGCACGTTTCTCCACCCCGGTTTGAACCGGTACGTATGGGTAACTGGGTGGGCGATGTGAATCACGGGGCCAGCGTGAATTTCAGAGATATTTTCTTTAACCCTCACGGTCACGGAACACATACCGAATGTGTGGGACATATCAGCCGGGAACTATTCACCATCAACCAATGCCTGAAAGAATTCATATTCCTTTGCGAAGTGGTGAGCATTACGCCGGAGAAGAAGGGCGATGATCTTGTAATCACCGAAAGTCAGGTAAAACGCTGCAGGAAAAACAGGCAGGCCCCGGCATTTGCCATTCGCACACGCCCGAATTCTGAACGAAAACTTCGCTTTCAATATACCGGTACCAATCCTGCCTATCTGCATCCTGAGGCCATTGCCCTGCTGGTTGAACAAGGTGTGGAGCATTTGCTCATTGATACACCTTCCGTGGATAAAGAAGAAGACGGAGGACAACTACTGGCACATCGCGCATTTTGGGAATATCCCGCGAATACACAATCGCACCGGACCATTACCGAACTTATTTATATTCCTGATACTGTTCCCGACGGCACTTACCTGCTGCATTTGCATATCGCCTCGTTTGAAAACGATGCCAGTCCGGCCAAACCGGTGCTTTATCACCTGGCACAATGA
- a CDS encoding MmcQ/YjbR family DNA-binding protein, with protein sequence MNIEQIRQYCLAKKGVEECLPFGPDTLVMKVVGKMFLLAGLDEHPVEINLKFDADKMDELRAAYPCIIPGYHMNKRHWNTVICDGSVPDALIRSWIDRSYELVTEGLSKKLKSELRKL encoded by the coding sequence ATGAATATTGAACAGATCAGGCAATACTGTCTTGCCAAAAAAGGCGTAGAAGAATGTTTGCCGTTTGGTCCGGACACGCTGGTAATGAAAGTTGTAGGCAAAATGTTTCTGCTGGCCGGACTCGATGAACACCCAGTTGAGATCAATCTAAAATTTGATGCGGACAAGATGGATGAACTTCGCGCAGCCTATCCATGCATCATTCCAGGCTATCACATGAACAAACGCCATTGGAATACCGTTATCTGTGACGGATCAGTACCTGATGCACTTATCCGCTCCTGGATAGACCGCTCCTATGAGTTGGTGACTGAAGGACTAAGTAAGAAGCTGAAATCTGAACTCCGGAAACTTTAA
- a CDS encoding DUF502 domain-containing protein has protein sequence MKKITAWFINGLLIVVPVGITVLVVTRIIYWIEGVVGKVGGIINSVIDPWLILLISLVVILAVGALGTTLFFKPLLTFLDHALEKTPVVKTVYSSIKDIFSALVGSKKKFNKPVMVAVSEDKTIRQIGFITSEDLSHLHIPGALVAVYLPTSYSFAGKVLIVPKDYIVPVNAPPGDVMKFVLSGGITEAD, from the coding sequence ATGAAAAAGATAACTGCCTGGTTTATAAATGGCTTACTGATCGTGGTTCCTGTTGGCATCACTGTTCTTGTGGTTACCCGTATCATCTACTGGATAGAAGGCGTGGTGGGAAAGGTGGGAGGGATCATCAACTCTGTGATTGATCCCTGGCTGATTCTCCTGATTTCACTGGTGGTGATCCTGGCAGTTGGTGCCTTAGGGACAACCCTCTTTTTCAAACCCTTGCTCACATTTCTGGATCATGCGCTGGAGAAAACACCTGTCGTAAAAACTGTTTACTCCTCGATCAAGGATATTTTCAGCGCCCTTGTTGGGAGCAAGAAGAAATTCAACAAACCGGTGATGGTGGCGGTGAGTGAGGACAAAACCATCCGGCAAATCGGATTTATTACCAGCGAAGATCTTTCCCACCTTCACATTCCCGGCGCTCTGGTTGCAGTATATCTTCCCACCTCCTACTCCTTTGCCGGCAAGGTGCTTATCGTGCCTAAGGATTATATTGTTCCAGTAAATGCACCCCCAGGCGATGTCATGAAATTCGTGCTCAGCGGCGGGATAACAGAGGCGGATTGA
- a CDS encoding cysteine desulfurase, whose protein sequence is MNSIAYFDHNASTPVHARVLEKMLPFFSVHFGNASSGTHAYGLHAERAVKQARETIAASIGCSSQEIIFTSGSTEAINLGIRGVYEAYASKGREIVTVGSEHKAVLDTCRYLGEKGAKITRLGVDRSGRINPDELEQAVSDKTLLVCIMLANNETGVIQDLKKIAEIVHSKGSILMSDTTQAWGKIPVDIHELGIDICCMSGHKIYGPKGVGMIYARRKNPRVTLSPLIFGGGHERGLRSGTLNVPGIVGLGAAVERLPEMLQHAAVYEKWRDRMEKELIASGKGSVNASGVRLPNTSNLVYAPEKASRLIVKLPEFAFSSGSACTSANPEPSHVLQAMGVPDEEIQHSVRISFGELNTEEQVSSFISALVK, encoded by the coding sequence TTGAATAGTATCGCCTATTTTGATCATAACGCCTCCACACCCGTTCATGCGCGGGTGCTGGAGAAGATGCTTCCTTTTTTTTCCGTTCATTTCGGTAATGCCTCCAGTGGCACTCACGCCTATGGATTGCACGCGGAAAGGGCGGTGAAACAGGCACGGGAAACGATTGCAGCAAGTATAGGATGTTCCTCGCAGGAGATCATTTTTACCTCCGGGTCCACCGAGGCGATCAACCTGGGGATTCGCGGTGTTTACGAAGCGTATGCTTCCAAAGGCCGGGAGATTGTTACGGTGGGTTCGGAGCACAAAGCCGTGCTGGATACCTGCCGGTACCTGGGCGAAAAGGGCGCGAAAATAACCCGCCTCGGCGTTGATCGTAGTGGAAGGATTAATCCCGATGAGCTGGAACAAGCAGTATCGGATAAGACCCTATTGGTTTGCATCATGCTGGCCAATAACGAAACCGGGGTGATTCAGGACTTGAAGAAGATCGCTGAAATTGTTCACAGCAAGGGCAGCATACTGATGAGCGATACCACACAGGCTTGGGGAAAGATACCTGTGGATATTCATGAACTGGGAATAGATATCTGCTGTATGTCGGGACATAAAATTTACGGGCCGAAGGGTGTGGGAATGATCTATGCCAGGAGGAAGAACCCCAGGGTGACCCTATCGCCCTTGATCTTCGGAGGCGGACATGAACGAGGATTACGAAGCGGCACACTGAACGTACCCGGGATTGTAGGGTTAGGCGCTGCTGTGGAACGCCTGCCGGAGATGCTTCAGCATGCGGCGGTATATGAAAAGTGGCGCGACCGGATGGAAAAGGAGCTCATTGCCTCCGGTAAAGGAAGTGTAAATGCTTCCGGTGTGAGGCTCCCCAATACCTCCAATCTGGTTTATGCTCCGGAAAAGGCCAGCAGGCTGATCGTAAAATTGCCAGAATTCGCTTTCTCCTCTGGTTCCGCCTGCACTTCCGCTAACCCGGAGCCTTCGCATGTTCTTCAGGCCATGGGGGTACCGGACGAAGAGATACAGCATTCGGTCCGGATTTCATTCGGGGAACTGAATACGGAAGAACAGGTTAGTTCTTTTATCAGTGCGCTGGTGAAATAA
- a CDS encoding T9SS type A sorting domain-containing protein: MKIRLLSIAIMLSIFAGAQPSVTCDSVLQLGTCAGSQVIVPFTVTGGSFSFGNQFKVQLSDQWGNWGNPVQIGQMTWFTSGIIFATLPQNVNFGFFYRVRIIATNPVDTSNNSPNTIFVTQSAFLNSLQALPNDTACWGDTVSVGPLMPGASYSWNTGDTTQFIDVTAPGQYICTTSDMLNCTSEDTINIVFISCNPGMNEWVNSNNFHIYPNPARSWLYTSWIPGTTAEGKLLISDLSGRTLFVHEIRSGTDVLSLHGMTPGMYLVTLISDYGSDSRRLIIE, encoded by the coding sequence ATGAAAATCCGTCTGCTCTCTATTGCCATCATGCTCAGCATCTTCGCTGGCGCTCAGCCAAGTGTTACCTGCGACTCTGTCCTTCAGTTGGGAACCTGTGCGGGAAGCCAGGTGATCGTTCCTTTCACGGTCACCGGGGGTAGTTTCAGCTTTGGAAACCAGTTTAAAGTACAACTCTCGGATCAATGGGGAAACTGGGGCAACCCGGTCCAGATCGGCCAGATGACCTGGTTTACCAGCGGCATTATTTTCGCCACCCTTCCTCAAAACGTGAACTTCGGATTTTTTTACCGTGTGCGCATCATTGCCACCAATCCGGTGGATACCAGTAACAATAGTCCCAATACCATTTTCGTTACACAGAGCGCATTCCTTAATTCCCTTCAGGCACTTCCCAACGATACCGCCTGCTGGGGAGATACCGTTTCCGTTGGTCCCTTAATGCCCGGAGCATCCTATTCCTGGAACACAGGCGACACCACACAGTTTATTGATGTGACAGCACCGGGCCAATATATCTGTACAACTTCCGATATGCTGAATTGCACCTCAGAAGATACCATCAACATTGTATTTATCAGTTGCAATCCCGGGATGAATGAATGGGTAAACAGCAACAATTTTCATATTTATCCCAATCCGGCTCGCAGTTGGCTCTATACTTCATGGATTCCGGGAACCACAGCCGAAGGAAAACTGCTGATCAGTGATCTTTCCGGAAGAACTTTATTTGTTCACGAAATCCGCAGCGGAACTGATGTGCTGAGTCTGCACGGAATGACTCCGGGAATGTATCTGGTGACATTGATCTCAGATTACGGATCCGATTCGCGAAGACTTATCATTGAATAG
- a CDS encoding T9SS type A sorting domain-containing protein — protein MKSSLFAVLLLSVSLQSQTLTYEQVKAEMESYFLENPGAKGQKQFDRWKYFTENRLNEDGTFPDPEILLREWTLYKAEHARVMSTQSTANWQQWGPNPSFRVGRTQCLRQDPGNPLTWYLGTPASGLWKTTDGGINWTALTENMPILGVSDVAIHPLTSSTLYMACGDADAGTLNNVYSTGVMKSTDGGLNWSTTGLNWNFSASRRIGRLIINPDSANVLLAATSNGIYRTRDGGITWTQVRTGNHEDIEFHPLNSGIVYAGSSSQFLRSADGGYTWTAITSGVPATGNRVIVAVTPDNPLAVYCIFASSSAFTGLYKSTDEGLNFSTLPSTGVSSTVGPFPWYALTLAVSPRDEDMIAIGGVLATRTINGGTNWSSCGSENDYHDMMFWKNSKDSMFICNDKGIYRINNLTSTPTGVTNFNADLNLIMAYKMCISPAQPDWAFCGTQDNATYKLNTGTSSFSGVIFNADGGYCVTDAATGNFVLAQKEYGQLFKSTTGGDAFSYSACSPPSMANQGYFVTPVGLHTQNAQIVYAGYDEVWKSTDGASTWATVSSFPGSTDLREMTVAPSNGNVVYVSTGSNLWKTPDGGTTWIDLTGTLPFTSSLLDICIHSTDTSRIWILRGGFTAGGKVYYSSNGGLNWTNVSGTLPNVPANCLVHENNSVDGLYLGTDLGVYYRDNTMSDWVSYSTGLPVVIVNQLEIQYSTNKIVAGTMGRGIWISYLYQFTVGQEQEKDSKFIVFPNPSDGIFTVEKEGLATVYSMDGKIAAQLLLTKNQNKINLQSHPAGVYLLEVLSNGHIYRERLVLH, from the coding sequence ATGAAAAGTTCTCTATTTGCGGTGCTGCTCCTGTCCGTCAGCCTGCAGTCGCAAACGCTTACCTATGAACAGGTAAAAGCGGAGATGGAAAGCTATTTTCTTGAAAATCCCGGTGCCAAAGGCCAAAAACAGTTCGATCGCTGGAAGTATTTTACCGAAAACCGGTTAAACGAGGACGGAACCTTTCCCGATCCGGAAATTCTGCTGAGGGAATGGACACTTTACAAGGCGGAACATGCCCGCGTGATGAGTACCCAAAGCACAGCAAACTGGCAGCAGTGGGGTCCCAATCCTTCCTTCAGGGTGGGAAGAACCCAGTGCTTACGCCAGGATCCCGGCAACCCCCTTACCTGGTACCTGGGAACACCTGCTTCCGGTTTATGGAAAACAACCGACGGGGGCATAAACTGGACCGCACTCACGGAAAACATGCCCATCCTGGGTGTTTCGGATGTGGCCATACACCCTCTTACTTCTTCCACCCTCTATATGGCTTGCGGTGATGCCGATGCCGGAACACTGAACAACGTGTACAGCACCGGAGTCATGAAAAGCACAGACGGGGGATTAAACTGGAGCACCACCGGTTTGAATTGGAATTTTTCAGCCTCCCGGAGGATCGGAAGATTGATCATCAATCCTGATTCCGCGAACGTGCTGCTCGCAGCAACCTCCAACGGAATTTACAGAACCCGCGATGGAGGAATCACCTGGACTCAGGTTCGCACCGGAAATCATGAGGACATTGAATTTCATCCCCTCAACAGCGGGATTGTGTATGCCGGCTCCTCCAGTCAGTTTCTTCGTTCGGCGGACGGCGGATACACCTGGACAGCTATTACCTCCGGTGTGCCTGCCACAGGAAACCGGGTAATCGTAGCCGTAACCCCCGATAATCCGCTCGCTGTTTACTGCATTTTTGCGAGCTCCTCGGCCTTCACCGGCCTGTATAAATCCACGGACGAGGGTCTGAACTTTTCCACCCTTCCAAGTACAGGTGTCTCCAGCACCGTAGGGCCGTTTCCCTGGTACGCGCTTACACTGGCTGTTTCTCCAAGGGATGAAGATATGATTGCCATCGGGGGCGTACTGGCAACCCGAACAATTAATGGAGGAACCAACTGGAGTAGCTGCGGAAGCGAAAACGACTACCACGATATGATGTTCTGGAAAAACAGTAAAGATTCCATGTTTATCTGCAATGATAAGGGAATCTATCGCATCAATAACCTTACGTCCACACCTACCGGAGTAACAAATTTCAATGCCGATCTGAATCTGATCATGGCTTATAAGATGTGTATCTCTCCGGCACAGCCTGATTGGGCTTTTTGCGGAACACAGGATAACGCAACGTATAAACTTAATACTGGTACCTCATCATTTTCCGGTGTCATTTTCAATGCAGACGGAGGTTACTGCGTAACAGATGCCGCCACAGGAAATTTTGTACTTGCGCAAAAAGAATATGGCCAGCTCTTTAAATCCACCACCGGCGGCGATGCCTTCAGCTATTCTGCATGCTCTCCTCCCTCGATGGCCAACCAGGGTTATTTTGTTACACCCGTGGGTCTTCATACTCAGAATGCACAAATCGTTTACGCCGGATATGATGAGGTATGGAAAAGTACAGACGGAGCAAGTACCTGGGCTACCGTTTCTTCTTTCCCGGGCAGTACCGATCTGCGCGAGATGACGGTTGCACCTTCGAACGGAAATGTGGTGTACGTTTCCACTGGATCCAATCTATGGAAAACGCCCGATGGCGGAACCACCTGGATTGATCTGACCGGTACTTTGCCCTTCACCTCCTCCCTTTTGGATATTTGCATTCACAGCACGGATACCTCCAGGATCTGGATTCTACGCGGAGGATTTACCGCAGGTGGAAAAGTATACTACTCTTCCAATGGCGGATTGAACTGGACCAACGTAAGCGGAACACTGCCGAATGTTCCTGCCAACTGCCTCGTACATGAGAATAACTCGGTAGACGGCTTATACCTGGGAACGGATCTTGGCGTTTATTACCGCGACAATACCATGAGCGACTGGGTTTCCTATTCGACCGGATTGCCCGTGGTAATTGTTAATCAATTGGAAATCCAGTACAGTACAAATAAAATCGTGGCAGGCACGATGGGAAGAGGAATCTGGATCTCTTATTTGTATCAATTTACCGTTGGCCAGGAACAGGAGAAGGACTCAAAATTCATAGTTTTTCCCAATCCGTCCGACGGAATATTCACCGTTGAAAAAGAAGGCTTAGCTACTGTGTATAGTATGGATGGCAAGATTGCTGCTCAACTATTGCTTACTAAAAATCAAAATAAAATCAATCTGCAGTCGCATCCCGCGGGTGTCTATCTTCTCGAAGTGCTCTCGAATGGTCATATCTACCGGGAAAGGTTAGTGCTGCACTAA
- a CDS encoding T9SS type A sorting domain-containing protein yields the protein MRKISTFLLTILSGFAFAQTTSICNPNGNIAIYSNYDGGILNINVDQNIPNLKIGIVSYEFSRINITGTYAGNVTGVWYAGFDAGNNHCSLNPPFNTVITGVANPIDTITIYPPATYNNPFGSASIICNYSCTTNVNQGGCNTPDQIVHFFQTKFNGLMRYHLTQYGCWGGPYYLSQGGNCCATPPTGLLEFAAGEWSMGPNPSNGSLTMNFSDLGNHEIELIDVLGRSVWKEMKQGSSVSLDLSTLPKGQYYVMVRGENGLTSGKRWILQ from the coding sequence ATGAGAAAAATCTCTACTTTCCTACTTACAATTTTGAGTGGATTTGCCTTCGCCCAAACCACTTCCATCTGCAATCCCAACGGAAACATTGCCATTTATTCTAACTATGATGGTGGCATACTGAACATCAACGTGGATCAGAATATTCCTAACCTCAAGATCGGTATCGTCTCCTATGAGTTTTCCCGCATCAACATCACCGGAACCTATGCAGGAAATGTAACCGGTGTGTGGTACGCAGGGTTTGATGCCGGCAACAACCATTGCAGTTTGAATCCGCCTTTTAACACCGTGATCACCGGGGTGGCGAATCCCATTGATACCATCACCATTTATCCCCCGGCTACTTATAACAACCCCTTCGGTTCTGCTTCGATCATTTGCAATTACAGCTGCACTACCAATGTGAATCAGGGCGGATGCAATACACCGGACCAGATCGTACATTTTTTCCAAACCAAGTTTAACGGGCTGATGCGTTATCACCTTACGCAATATGGATGCTGGGGAGGCCCTTATTACCTGAGCCAGGGCGGGAACTGCTGTGCCACTCCTCCGACCGGATTGTTGGAATTCGCTGCGGGTGAATGGAGCATGGGTCCGAACCCGTCTAACGGCTCACTGACGATGAATTTTTCTGACCTGGGAAATCATGAGATCGAACTGATCGACGTACTGGGAAGGTCGGTTTGGAAAGAAATGAAACAGGGATCTAGTGTTTCGCTTGACCTTAGCACCCTTCCTAAGGGTCAGTATTATGTAATGGTGCGAGGCGAAAACGGGTTAACCAGCGGGAAAAGATGGATTCTTCAGTAA
- a CDS encoding nucleoside deaminase: MGILSQTDDRRFMKEALREAQKAFDADEVPVGAVVVCHGQIIARCHNLTERLNDVTAHAEMQAITAAANHLGGKYLNECTIYITLEPCVMCAGALAWSQVGAIVYGAADPKKGYTLLHHPVLHPKTKVIKGVEAEECTQLLKDFFRKKRD; the protein is encoded by the coding sequence ATGGGCATACTTTCGCAAACGGATGACAGGCGATTTATGAAGGAAGCCCTTCGGGAGGCTCAGAAGGCCTTCGATGCGGATGAGGTGCCCGTGGGTGCTGTGGTGGTGTGCCATGGACAGATCATTGCGCGGTGTCATAATCTCACGGAAAGACTAAATGATGTAACGGCGCATGCTGAAATGCAAGCCATTACGGCTGCGGCCAATCATTTGGGAGGAAAATACCTCAATGAATGCACGATTTATATCACACTGGAACCTTGCGTGATGTGTGCCGGTGCGCTGGCCTGGAGCCAGGTGGGAGCAATTGTTTACGGTGCCGCTGATCCTAAAAAGGGATATACTCTACTTCATCATCCGGTTCTCCATCCCAAAACAAAGGTCATCAAAGGAGTGGAAGCGGAAGAATGCACGCAGCTGTTGAAAGACTTCTTCCGGAAAAAGAGAGACTGA